In the genome of Arachis stenosperma cultivar V10309 chromosome 2, arast.V10309.gnm1.PFL2, whole genome shotgun sequence, the window tatatatatataccatttaattatatattattagctCCTTATGCAAATTTAGTTGGTATTAAACTTGCTTAATTTAACCATCATCGAAAGGTCAGCTCAAAACTTAATTTAAAGAGAATAAATATTGTATGTATTCATATTCATAGAAAAGTAACTATATATGGTACccataaaaatacaatttacaTTTCATAGATAGCGGTTGTTAATTCATTCTATAATGGTGTCAGTGACCTTTTTATGACTTAGGTATAGTAACAGTGGCGGAGCTTAGTTTAAATAAAGGGAGCCATggtctttttaaattttttataaaaaatttagtagtatttttttaaaagataaaaaatagtttaattgacttaaatattttattatgattTAAAGTATCtaataaattcaataaataataCTCTCTCTATTTttaagttcaaatataaaaaattagatattttttatatatttaatttaatattattttatattttactatttatttaatttaattttttatatgataaaaaataatagaatattcaataagtattaatattattgtatttatataaattgacaaaaaaaatttaataaatattataaattttaatatttgtccttctaacttcttctttacatattttacaagatatatattcaattttttatataaaataataatgaaaaatcaaagaattgatatattttttaagaggaaggctaatatttaagaagaagaacatataatttttataatatctGTAGATAGtttttctactttaatgaatcaCGAAGAAAGTGAGATATAaccttcaaaagttcaaaaagttACATCTGATGACTTTAACTTTAACTTTTTGGAATGAGATCTTGAAAAACTACTTTAAATTTGGCAATATCACCCAAACCAGAGAGATGAGATTAGACAAGCTTATCTTAAATGCGGTctatatcaaaaatattttaacaattattttttatctgaccctcccaaaattttgtttcaagttTCGCTACTGCTACCACGTCTTGTTTATATGGGGAAATCAAGAGATTTACAAGGTTAGAATGATAAAATGGAGATTTTTGAGGAATGGGGTGGGATGAGCTCGATGGACAAGCCATCACTTAGTGACGGTGGTGGTGGAGGAAGGAGTGATGACATTGATGATAAAACcatgaggaagagaaagaaagcTAAAATCATCATTTTCATTAACAGTGGCGATGCCATATATAAATTAGGTATTGTTCTGCACGTATATAATAACCACACTACACATATATATAGGCAAGTAACGTCATAGTATCAGAAGCCGATGTCCTTTTTGAAATATGATATTCCAACAACGTTAACCATttagatataataataataaaaatacaaggTCCAGATTTAGCGAGTGAAACACAGATGAACATGAAGGTTGGGTGGTGCATGTAGACATGCAACCGTTTTTTCTTTTAACAAGTTTTGTATGATTGAAGTTATCAGCTTGTCCTTATAGACCAATTTTAAAAGCCATTTTTTTCCAGCTGCCATATGTGATATGTCTTGACTGAGCTGCACTACATGGcgttatttttcttctttttttttttgaaaagagtgTCACAACAATAATCATGCAATGTACATCAAAAAAAGTTTAGTTATTGTGTATAAAGATATTTtgattttcataaaattttttattatagtactataaaatagttaaattatttatttattatttgattattatattaagtttaattattttaatagttaattatttaattaaaaatatataaattaatatgtataaacaaaaacaaaattttgtgtAAAGGAAGAGAGGCAATGCTccctcttaatttttttttaacaaattatgtataaatttttatttaactatttttttataaaattaatttttagtttttttttttaaatataacatAACTCCGTTCCTATGTTATCTtaatatatagtaattattttaatatttaattttttgtacgcacataatatttttttaacttgcAAATATGTTTAATTTGTAATGAgcttaaaaatttatttaaatattgataGAAAATAATGGTAAGTTCTTAATTTTGTTTGTaatcaaaattatatatgttatattttgtaaaacctaaaaatttattttagtaggaattttgaatattaataaaaaatagagtaagactttataagaaataaaatactttAAATTAAGTACAATGGGAGTTCTTCTTTTGATAATTAATgagtatatttaaaaatttaatttgatatcaTCAATATGATTACATaatcaatcatattttttaatttttaggtTTATGAATtgtatttttctaattaatttatgatttaaaaagttCAAATTTGATTAAATACAGTTAGTTTAGTCAATGATGTATGTAGTATTTATTATCACAAAATTActgattttttatttaccaaaattattataaattattcatGGTTACATAGATAGGATAGAATATAACtatcatgaaaaaaaaatgaatagaaCAAGTCATGAATTATGCAATAATAGTTAggatttaaatattatactatcaATTCATTTGTATTATCGTATAAATTTCATGACTATCatatttcattaaaaaaaaaagagtaagtACCCATTATATGAGATTAtgagtaatatatatatatatatatatatatatatatatatatatattaaaagcataataataattaaaagcatctttttcttcttttaacttTGTATTTGTTTGCTTTGTATTACTCATAATAAGAATCATACgactaattttataaaaattattgattgttgatttttagttgaTTAATAACTAATAGTTATGCTAATTTGTCACTTACATATAGCAGTACTAAACTCAAGTATTTCTAATAGTTCAATTTGTCATGTTATATGGTATTAATATTTTGAGAGATATAATTAAATAACTGTCAAAGAtaaaactaatataaaatatatttaaaatatcagAGATACTATTtgttacgatgggtaaccggagattaatgggTTAGACTTGTGAGGTTAGCCCAAACGTCTGGAGGAGGTAGTCTCCGACTTGGTTTACGTCCGGGCCGTCCGACTTAAATGTGTGAAGGAATGGgaggtggtacctgcaaagacacttcaatgcctaagtcagcaaagGGTTTGAGCAggtttagagagtattggaactTAAAGATACTTGAGGGGTGTcaatgtatttatagtggtgaaccaataaccaccgttggagtagttccaccttttaaGGAGGATAACCGTTCCTTTATCTTAGGGAAGTTGAGATATGCCTCCtggaagtgggttgagagattttatgggcagttacttatttgaataagtgttatctgTCAGCTAACCTTCGATCCCGACTTCCTCAGAGTGAAGTCTGTGTTGAATCCGACCTCTTTGGAGGAGGTCGGTTACGCGGGGAGGCCAATCTATGGATTAggcctttttattttatttggacATGGGTCTTAGTGTTAGGTCAGGACATAAAGACTAttataaaactaaactaaatataAGTGTTAGAAATATGTTGTGACTATAATACAAAaagacaacaaaaaaaaaatgtttttactAGTCTTAAAGAAcacacaataaaaatatttgaaagtaaaaaattttactaCTAATTCTTTtttacagaaaaataagaaaaaaattttaatttacaaaaaaaaaaatgtttgatagagtttatatttaaaagtctaattatatataaaaaagagttgaaatttaATTCAACTATATTcttaagatttaattattttattagtctttgtaattttatcaaatttataattaggttactaagttttttttcttttaattgaatctttatattattttaaattttgtaattcAATCTTTTTCAGTATAAGAATGCTAGAGttaatgaaatattttatttttatacaaattaaatatacccacaattaaaaacttaattagAACTTTGACTAGAAATTTTTTTAGAGGAAATATTTcgttgattttaatatttttgacacaaaaagacttaattataaaattaaaagtagtgtAAGAACGtgattagaaaaaaatataaaaacttaattacaaATTTGATAAAACTACAAAggccaacagaataattaaacataTTCTTAATACATACATTTATTATAAGATGATTacctaaaaaaattatgaaaataattataatttaaataatattttttttttcaaatttaataaagACTGCATTTacaaaagaattaaaaaaaattgttcacaattattattattattgattaattaattaattaaatagaatttgTTCACgattaactaataataataacaataatgacgaccataacaacaacaattataGTAACAATTGTAATAGCAATAGATAATGGCAATGATAGAATAatagtgatgatgatgaaaaattataaataaataatttgagaaaaagtttataaaaaaaatttcagttcGACAAACGTatgtgtttttatatttttaaatttagcaaataaatcaaaattaatataattttttgataGGATATTGTATTAAGAAAGatagaaattaaagagaatttaataaaaaattttaaaattagagtttaagaaaaaattaaagtttttaattatattaaatatatttatattattatatcatatttttatttataatataattttataggTAAAATTTATGTACAATTAACTTTACgtaaagttaataactaaaaattattaaataatttaattaatttaactaaatttttaactaataatttttagttatcaattttatgtaaaattaattaCATCTGATTtctatcaaatttttaattaaactatagactcaacattaattttaatattttttaaaaaataaaaatattaagtaTTAGTCGTTTACATGTATcttttttaattggatttttttttcctACTAGGTATGTTAACCTTCTCATATATGCTTTTAACTTAgacccaaaataaataaataaataaataaagaagatcaGAGAGTAGCAGCCTTTAAAACCAAAACATTTGGCCTCTTATTTTTGTCGTTTTCATCAATAAGATagacattttaaaaatttaactcCTCACTAAACACCAAAAGTAACCTCGGCAACTTATTCGTACATGACATACCGTATTCCATTATAGTAGTGTGGAATACTGGAtaacttttttatattattttttagggttataatgtgtaaaagaaaattaaaatttgtcaaaaaaaaaaaaacaaattttgacactattttaactatgaaaatatgttaataaaaattttgtcaaaaatagtatttttaacatataagtaattgtgaaaaaaatttaaatcttattttaataaatattggctgtcaaaaataatttgttagaaaATTTTGAGAACATATTTTCTGTGATACTTATTAATtgtcaaaaatactatttattttgacacttattgactataaaatattttcaacaaaaaattttaacaaagaaTGAAATGAGATCTTGAAACTAAAGAATAAATTGAGATTTTGAAGATAAAGAATGAGTAGTATAATCCTAAACTGAGAGCAGTGTGATGTCAAAATTAACAGAgcccaaagaagaagaaaaatagtggagtaaattgaaaacaaatgaGTATCAAAATTGAGGAGTAATTTTCTACGGTCAAATTATTCATCAAGAAAACATAGAAAATTTGACATTTGTgatatttgtcaaaaatatatattaaatttgacATTTAATTATggtgttaaaaaataaaatgttaaaataactctattttcttgtagtgcgtGGCTGTCAGTAGCGGTTTATGTTCTCCCCTAATCCGCTACTTTTAGTAGCGCTTTCTATAGATTCATGAAAAAATGCATTTGTGTCTTCGTTTTAAAAAATGTGTAATCAGGTAAAATTGATctccatttatttatttaagaaaattacccttaaaataatatatattgatatcaaaaaattaataataaaatataaaaataattgctaacaaaaattttggtaaaatcacaatttaataattaaaaaattattgaaggataggtatcttaaaaaaaatttaattattaatttttcaaaagtattttggtaaaaatataatttaattaataaaaaataatttattaaagggtatttggtaagtaaaatttaatgataaaaataacatttttgttaatgggtatttttcaaaaaataatttttttttcttaaaaatggataaagttaatattagttaatacaaaaaatttaaaatggattaaagagaaggatttttaaaagttagaaaGGAGGAGaatgtatatttataaaataaagagaaatagAGTGTCATTTTAACATctcacaaaaaagaaaaaaagaaaggtaGAATTTccttaatatttaaaagttgtTTTTGCTTTTATGTACTTCAGAAACCAATTAACTAGCCATCGATCCTTGTTCTCAAGCTGGTCATTTGTGTCAATTCATTATCAAACTCAAGGATTTCTTTGACATTTCCTACTTCACTACACGACAACAATAAACTCGGCAACTTGTTCGTACCTACCATACCATATTTCTCTCTTTTCAACTGGTATATGGGATAATTTTCCCATAGTATCATATCAATTACAACTTTACAAGTGCTTTAATTAATGGTAAGGACTAGGACACAAATTCAGAAACTGGTGTGACATTTATGATTTAACAATTCTTTAGCTAATTATTGAAAAAATGTGGTAACCAACTAATTTGGTAGCTGAAGTCATCTAATATGTTcatggattatttttagagttaTGTTTGATGGCCAATAATTCGTTAGCCAATATAATCACTACTTACTGAAGGGggataaaatataataatttattcaatcatgctattaataaatatttaacaTTTCATACAAAAGTTTATTATATTAGTATAAATAAGTTTGATTATgcatttattatatatttaatcgattattttattatgacatatttaattaatttagtgattaattatttaattaaaaaatgtataaattaatatataaatatatatgtttatttgattattgctttttaatataaatatttttgataatgtATTCTGATTGCTGCCATTATTTGAGGTTTATCTTGGTAAAATATGTGTTTATTGTGTGTGTAATACTTTTGGCTTACTTTAATAAATTGATTGATGTTGGatttatttttggcagttcctttaaTGTTTAAGGATGAAAGTTGCTGTGTTTGGAAAGACTATATCATGTTTGAAAAATATGTTTCCTACCATGATTATGATTGCTCTGCTttgttgaaaaatatttttttaaccaatTTGAACAGCATGTCTtcctttaaaaataaatctttgATTAATTATGAAAGATTGAGTAAAAAATCAGTTTATGATATCAAATgagtttttttattatcaatgtAAATCTGCTCATAAGTCAAGCATTTAGCATCATGTAATAtgctaaataacattgttacttGAAACTTGATTAAAATGTTACAGGTTAGTACTTTCCTTGGTAAAATAGTATACATTAAGGGGAGCCATGTGACATTtaaaaagggggagaaattcaaTCTTCAAAGAAAGTACTCATACTCAAATCTTTAGATTTCtttccattttaattttaataatatttgtcataaaaaaattaataaattaataaattaaatgacaagaattatTATAAAACATAAATGGGGgcaatattttttattggaatattaaatttagaattaatattGCCCCCTTGTTTgtcattttttaatataaatgagGTCCGTTGTACTTCAAAATACTCAAATGgggtaatattttttaatagagGATCAGCACTTTTGTTAAATTATAACCAACatttaactataaaaaaaaattgaatgattTTACATCGTTAAATACAATTTCACACCATTAAATTAATGGCTAAAAGTTACAAAATCTACTGCTTCTaaactttctttttcttaataaCAGCAAGGACCTTTTTAAAATGTCCAGTTCTTTTCACAGAAAAATTTTttcagtaattttttttaaatttatcagAAATGAAACAATTCTGAAAAAGACACTATTTCTAATTGATATAATCGAGAATGTTCTCATTGAGTTTACGCTGAATTTAATGATATATGCTGACATCTTACATTTAAATTTCATTAAGAAAAATTGAAGTTAATTACTAAATTGAAGTTATTTAAATTTCATTACAATTCACTTTTGGCATCAGTCACCAGAAGTGATTTGTCCTCTCTTATTGTTAAGAAcctgatttttttttctttttcttttctgctcttttattttttttcttagttgtttacctaaaaaaaatgaaaaaatctctatagttaaaaaatatttacaacatattcattattttttaccCAACAAATTGAGAAAATCAAAGAATCCTTtgctatttaaaaatatatacaaataaggagtatactataattttttcttttttgatagATTAAGTAAGGACaaaaatattgttaaaaaattaaaatgataaaaatgctctacaatattttaaaaaatttgataaaaataataaaaaaattatagacatttttgtatatatttaaaaagcttacaaaattcaaaaaatacaCTTATTTAACATtcactaaattttaaaaataaaatatcttatttttttaattatgtctataaaaaatgaaaaattctaAGTGGctatcaattttttataattttagtaattataaatattaaattatcattgatgtatataaattttaaaaaatatggatGTAAATTATATTGATTAATATGTGTAAATTTCTggtaaatataaataaattatgcaTTTTTGCTACAAATacttataaatataaatataaactattGTTGTCAAGTGTTAGTCTAaaattatatgtataaaatCGATAAAATATAGatacaaattatattaatttatgtgtgtAAATTCTAATGAATATAATTACAAATTATATGTTggtataaattattattgacaaaataataacaaaagataataaattttaataatcttttagtattttttataaaaaatatattaaaaacaatcTATAAAACGTTTTTTAattgagaatatatatatatatatatatatatatatatatatatatatatatataattaattatattaagtatatattaaaataaatcactaaaattaaaatagaatatacattaaaatataaatatattatttatatattaaaattaattactatatatttatTACAAATACATACTAAACATATATGATCGGAATATATATTAGTATACATACTAGGTATATACcaaaaaatcaaatatatatatatatatatatatatatatatatatatatatatatatatatatatatattaaaagtataTTAAAATCAACGGTAAAATATCCCGTTGGaatatatatttgtatacaTACTAGGTGTATTTTGTAGACATGATTAGTGTATATCTAttatagttaaaaattaatgCGTATTTACAAAGttgaaatatatatttatatacaaatatattaaaaataataatttattttaacgtataaataatatttttagtaatttagtaaataaatgataatagtatttataaaaaaaaggcACACGTAATAATTAGGAACACGTAATCTGTTCCAGTCGAGGAGCTTCGATTGATTTCCCTATATATATTCCGACTTGTAAGAAATGAAGTCAAACcaaacaaaacacaagaaagagagaaaaatttGACAGAATCAATTTCCGGATCCATCATCCATGGCTACCACCTCATCAGATGAGAAGCAAGTGATGATTGTGGCAGTTGATGACAGTGAGCACAGCAGCTACGCTCTCCAATGGACTCTCGATCACTTCTTCACGACTCTCCCCAATCCCATCTTCAAACTTGTCCTTCTTCATGCCAAGCCTTCTGCTACCTCTGCCGTTGGCCTTGCCGGCCCCGGTTGGTACCTTCACCTTCATGTTTCATGCATTTTGTTCTAAATTCATGAATTTTGCGAATTTTGATACTTTtgtattaagaatttaattttgatgcaccgATAAAAACAGTTTTGTACGTGTATGTAATTGACTAATTGCAAGGACGGTTTGTGATTTGACGACTGTGTAAAGCGTTTTATACTGTGAATGCATCGAAATTATACTCTTAGATTAATGGTTTTTAGTTTTGGATTTACGATTTTGATTCATGAGAtgttttggtttgagaattTTGGTGTTGATGTTGAAAATTGTTGTGATGCGTGGGCTTAGCGTATGTAGGAGCTGCTGAGGTTCTTCCCATTGTGGACTCTGACTTGAGGAAGATTGCTGCCAGAGTTGTTGACAATGCCAAGCAGATTTGCTCCAAGAGATCCGTAAGTATTCTATCTCGTTTCATTTGTTATAATTGAACGGTTAGATCGATTAAGAATGTTTTTACATAAAGTTATTGAGTGACATATGTCCTGATTTTACACTAGTATAATTTGATCCCAACTTTATAAGATTTTTGTACGTATATGTTAGTGTGGTAAATACTTTATAGGAAAGGATAGAGAAGATGAAGGGAATATTCTAACAATTATCTGATTAGaccattggctccctagcagTACCCTAAACATAAATAGGATTTATAGTAGAGCATTACCTTTACTTGCTCTGCTATTCATTTGTTCAGTGAAAAGAAGTTAAATTCAACATATGGTTATGAAATTATGTCAATTCTTGTTGTTACTTTGCACGGATTTTCATAAAAGTTTCTGTGCATCTTTGCTTTGCTTTGTAAGTGAATTCATTGAAAATTGGTTTTCCATATGATGCCATACCATTTTACCTCAATTTTGTTGAATCAACACATCATATGTTAGTTATGAAACCTGTAGAATAATTATTTGGTaactatgttttttttttttggtatcaGGTAACTGATGTGATTACAGAAGTGGTCGAAGGTGATCCTAGAAATGTTCTTTGTGATGCTGTGGAGAAGTACCATGCTTCAATACTAGTTGTGGGAAGTCATGGTTATGGTGCTATAAAAAGGTATAGTTTCATTTACATCctgaattgaatcttgcattTTCAAGATGAACCAAAAAACATCATCACTATAGTTTCTGAGATAAATGTAATTTTATTAGAGACttcatcacaaaatttcaaCCTAAAGAGACTGGATTGAAAAGTTGTCTTACAAAGTACAAACTATTGAACTATAACATTTGAAAGTGCATTTTATTCTTTACCATTTTTTTACTAGCCAAGTCCTCATTATTAGAAGAAAGTGGACAAATTAGAACTCCCACTCTCTACGTGtacatatttttatatcaaaGAACTAATTTGTAACCttctttctaaattttaagGGACGACTTTGTCCTGTTTTTCATCAGGAATTAGAAGAGTAagggttatatatatataattttcaatGAAATAATGTGTGCTATTACAAGAAGAGACAATTTGACATCAAAATTTCCTGATTCATTATGTTTGGCACTATCTTTGATTTTGCAGGGCAGTTTTAGGTAGTGTAAGTGACTATTGTGCTCATCATGCTCACTGCACTGTGATGATTGTGAAGAGGCCAAAGACCAAACACTGATCTATACATTGGCTACACTGCATCTATATATACTACAGCAATAAACACAATCCTTTCAGCAAAAggaggaaaaaaagaaaaaagaaaaaacaaagaacCTATGTTCTTGGAAAATTCACAACTATGTTGTTGATCTGATACAAATTGACATTATAGTTTATATTATGTTAAGCTGCAGTTTACTTTCAAAGTTGGAAACATAAAGAACAATATTGGATTGCTTCCCTTTTACCCTCTGTCATGTACATGAGAAATTATTACTGGATTAATGAATCTGAAGTTATTGTTCTATGTGTTAATAATTATTGAAAGCAAATAtcttagggtttagggtttaaaaGTGACTTTTTAAACTTCTGATAGAAACTATTGTTTATTAAGACTAAACATTATGATAAACTAAAGCACATATTCAACATAATAtggatttttctcttttttaaagAAAGAGTAGTGCcccatttaaaaaaaaaaggtatgAATAACTCTCCACTATTGAAGGGATGATAATAGTTTCGTATTTGCTGAGAGTTTTAGACGTTTGGATATATAAAACCTTTCCGTTTGTGATTCTTGAAGTTGATACTTTTTCTTTCGTTACAAGGGAGGGGCATAAGTGCACAGCACTAGGTGCTACCTGTGGACTGCACACAAGTTTTTCAATTAGAAAAGGTGGCTCTAGCTTTTTTGGTGAGCTGAGAATcgtaaaatattaaaatgaaaaaaaatttcattggCTGAATTTTGTTAGAGATATGGATGGTTATAAACTTATAATCAATGAATATGACACCTGAAATTGAtggaattaaaaattataacagGTTGTTATTGGATGATAAACcaatatataaaaatctcaAATGAAATAATTTAAATAGAAACTTTTCTAATCATACCAAGAATAAAGAAaatttatcatttaaaaaaaaatacatttataTTGTAAAATGTTTAGGGATCATGTTAAATTATATATGATTacatgcatatgagttgtaaaCTCTTATACTCTCTACTTAattaaacatttaaaaaatttaattatataaatatatccTAAACTTTAaacttataaaaaaatgttatatgTATTACTTTTGTGCATCTCTCTTGCACACCTTCAACTTTTAATATTAAAACTGATTGATAAAAAGTgagaaaatatattaaaaaaaaatctgtcttttatattataaaagaaatgtgtatatagaaaataatacaattattatttatgcaaaagaaaaaatagagaaaaaatagGTAGGAACTAAGAAGGGAAAAGGAAAAGGGGTATTTGTTTTGGGAAATTCATATCTATTTGTGAAATCTAAGCATAACTGCATGAGTAGATGAAACTCCAATGTATGTAAACAAGTTAGAGTGC includes:
- the LOC130960190 gene encoding universal stress protein PHOS32-like isoform X1 — translated: MATTSSDEKQVMIVAVDDSEHSSYALQWTLDHFFTTLPNPIFKLVLLHAKPSATSAVGLAGPAYVGAAEVLPIVDSDLRKIAARVVDNAKQICSKRSVTDVITEVVEGDPRNVLCDAVEKYHASILVVGSHGYGAIKRAVLGSVSDYCAHHAHCTVMIVKRPKTKH
- the LOC130960190 gene encoding universal stress protein PHOS32-like isoform X2; this encodes MATTSSDEKQVMIVAVDDSEHSSYALQWTLDHFFTTLPNPIFKLVLLHAKPSATSAVGLAGPGAAEVLPIVDSDLRKIAARVVDNAKQICSKRSVTDVITEVVEGDPRNVLCDAVEKYHASILVVGSHGYGAIKRAVLGSVSDYCAHHAHCTVMIVKRPKTKH